The Larus michahellis chromosome 8, bLarMic1.1, whole genome shotgun sequence nucleotide sequence CCTCCTAGATTAAACCCATACTGGGTTCCACCTACGCCACCCAACCCTCGGTATAGCTTTAAGCCCAGAGAAATTAGTAGCAGCCTCCATTTTTTAAGAGTAATCTGAAGGCTGTCAAGAGGAGAGCGCTACAAACCAAAAGACATCACATCTGGGCTGGCTGAGTAAGGCTCAGAGCACCTATCAGCCACAGGAATGAGCAGGAATTGTTTGGTTATGAAAATCAACATTCAAATAGGAAAACTGGTTTGctacctgcaaaataaataaaaacaacaccACCTCCACTCCTTCTAGTTGAACCTCCCCCCAAACGTTTCTTAGTCTCTAGACGGCTGTAATACAAAAGTAATATAACGAATAAATTCAAAGTGTTTTAAGTTATAAAACAGAGTTACCTCAGATGGAACATATTGCTCTACAGCTGTAGCTACAGTTGCGCAACAAATCCAGAGCAACACCAACACTGAGAGGACGAGCGTAGTGGTTAAAATCCAACTggaatttctgaaatgaaaagaatgtTACTAGATTTCATATACCGAACACGAGACAATGGAGCCTCTAAAATGTTTGGTTCAATTTTGACTGCATTTCCTGCTGATTCATTAGTCTCTAGCTCTTTCAGCTACACAGCCCACTTCAGACTCCTGGGTACTCTAAAGCCTATTTAGTAATCTGacttcacagacaaaaaaaaccttgCAGGATTCTGTTTATTCATCCCTAAGCATCCTCCCACctacaattttaaaaacagatttttctgttacaCATTTTGGATGCAATTCACTGATTCTTCATGTGGAAGTGTTTAAGGAGAAAGTAACTGGAGTAAGGGAAAGAACCAACACGCTGATCTTCAGCAACGCTTTAATAAAGCTATACTGGGTATTTTCAGACTGAAAGTGAGACATGACAGTTCCTTTCATATCAGACAGTCCcaaatcaaaatacaaaacaagtgCTTTGCCCTGAAACATAGCCAGAGCTAAAGAACAGGCAAAACAGCATTGATTAAACAGTTCACAGAACACACTCAAAAGACAGTGTAGGAAATTATCGATATGAAGTTCAACTGAAATGGGAAGGAGAATCAAAGTTGGCAGAATAGCCTGCAAATAACACGGGGCCAGCACAGAAAAGCCGCAATCGCAAACAGAGAGCCAGTTTTAACTGCTGTGCATCCTGACCCCAACAGACTTGTAGCACTTTGAGATCTTACAACATACACGCAAAGGGAAGGCCGTTACCCTCCTTACTAGGTATAGACATTCTAGGATATACGTACATGGAAAGACACTTGAAAAAGCTGTCATTTTCTCGCTCTTCAAAAAGTCCTCGGTATGTCTGTGAACTTCCTGGACGTAGGTCTGCTGAAATacaacagcagaaacagcagtCAGGGGAGCAATAAAAGTAGAAGACTCAAATGCCACACAGCTTGTTTACAGAATGcataaaaaaaactttaaaatggcCCTAGCTTGCATGTTTCTATTTCCAGCAGAGCCTCGTTTTTACCACAGACTTCGCTAAGCATGCATAGTGCAGTCTACACGGCAAACACAGTTATATTTTAGCTTTCTAAAATCTGCTTTCATGTGCCACCTGCAACTTCATTTTTTATTGCACGACAGGGAACATTTGCATTTGCTCttccaaagcacaaagaacaaCTTACAGGCTGTTTTACTCAGCGACAAGGATCCTCTTGTATCTCCAGTTTCCTGATCAAGCTGTGGGACATACTGTACTTCTGGCTTTGACTAAAACAAAATAAGGAGTTAGGAGATCCTGCTAGCAGGCTTCCACTGATCTTAATCATTGACATTTTCAGAACTAATACGGAATTTAAGCTTAAGACATGCACCATTCACCCAAGTTTGACCCGCTCCCTGCACCAGTCCTAAAGGCAGTGAAATACTAGCAAAAACTAAACACTTCTCATAGTGCTCCATAGTCCTTTCTGTGACTGGACGGAGCAGAGTTAAAGGCATTTAGCACCCAGAACATCTAGTTGCCTTAATCTCAACCAAAAAGGCAGGCACCTGGAATATGACAATTTTGCCATCATCTGCTTGAAGATAGAAAGTCCATGAGGATGTTATGAAGCTCTGAGCAGAATCCATCATGTCACTCCAGAATGATCTCACCAGTGTCAGAGGAAAGAGGAGATGAATCCTTGGCATCAGGGACATTAACTGCAAGCACAACATTAACtggttttccatttgtttttacATGAAAAGGACAAAAGTCATGTTCCTGCTCACCCCTCGCCCCACACCTAGATTTCAGTCCTTAGGAAGGTTTGTCTTAcatttgaagaaattaaaaaaaaagacgacacGCTGAACAGAAAACAAGTATGTGGTATTTGAAAAACATGTCATCTACTTACTTGCTCTTGCCTTAACTCAGCAAATGGCAATTGGTTCTGGCATCCAAGATGGCAAGCATATTGTTCATCAGATTGGGAGTATGCTTCCGTACAGGCTGCAAGGAAGAAATTCCCCAAATGAGAAGACAAATTCTGCGTTTTagttaagaaaacattttcagtataaGTTGGATCAGAAACTAAGCAGCAGTTAGAAGACTGACAAACCCATTTGCAGGGAAAGATATTGCAATCACTCCACGGGTAGCATTTGCTCTGAGGTCTAACAAAGGCTAAGGAATCAAGTCTTAGACAGATGAGGCAGTTGAAGTCTGAATGCAATCAGAGCAACTGATCAGCAACGTTACCCTGGAAAAGCTTACGGATGCAAGTTTTCATTGATCCTCCCACAACTACTATAGTTTTTCTTCTACATAACACATAAAACATGAGTTTTTACTTCAGAGAACATAGGCTGGAATCCTAGAAGGAATAGAGGGACCATCAGTCCATTACATCCCTTAGAAGTAACAGCAGAGGTCATGGTATTACAGGAAAACCAAAGGAGTGTTTTCCTGATAGTGAGAAGAATACAGAAACTGCATTAGAAAGTATtatggaataatttttttaaaatgaaaaatgaagacaatgttttgttttacagaaacctTCTATTAATTGTTCACTAGAGACCATGAAGATCAAGAAATCTAGATTATTCAGAGATAATAATTTAGATTGTTCTGCCCATGGAGGTACTGGGCAGACAATACGTGGGCATAGCTCTGCCCCAAAACACTATAGCTTAGGTGGACAATGTTGCAGCACTACCCGAACCAAAGACTCAAGCCAAGTAGCAACACCAAGGACAGGAGCTCTCCCAGTTTTCCACAGGAACAAATGGACCATCATAAAGGCTAAGAACAGCACGGCATCAGCAGCTAAGCATTTGAGTATGCAGCTCATAGCACCTGAACAGCAATTCTATGGTAAAACTGCCGCCCAACTAGTGTTTGTAGGCAGAAAGAAGCATCAGAAGACAGAATTGAGCAGATCAGCCAAGATATATCTTGCCAAGCATGGAATACTTAGTCAGAGCACCAACCAGTGTAACAGATTACAGAACATAAGCCAGCAAAAGACAACAGCCTCAGGAAGGAGTTAAACCAGAAAGTAAGCAACTGTTCAATTACCCCTACATGTGGTCTATTGCTACGTTACTCTTTTTTTATGGCACTCTCTCATGTGTGGTTTGACAACTAGACTGACATGCTGTATCACAGCTATACGCAGTGTATGACAGACTAGAGCATTAGCCCATTTCTGGAGtatttaatgcagttttgtagCACATTAGCATCTTTACATGTCAGGCTTTCTACTGGCGTACCTTCTACCAGCTCTCAGAGATAGCCACTAGCCCTCTTGTTTTTATGAGCTACTGAGAGGATAAAACCTCCTTTAAGTGCTGTCTTGGTGCCTAATTGTATTGGAAATATTGATGGAGAGCTCCTACCTTTCCCGCTTTCCTCTGAATAAAACTGTGAATCAGCTGCCTCAATATTATTGGAGGAAAGCTCTATACAATTCCAAACCCAGTAATAACTGGCCTATGGTACACATATTTCATATTCACTGTGCAATTTTTGCTCTAACACGGATAATCTGAGAGAATTAGTCACAAGTATTTAATGGCctatttcaaacaaaacacatACCTCATTCCCAAGAGTTTAGCTGTAGGTAAGCCTCAGGATGTAGCCTAGACCACAAGTTACAAGGCAGAGAGCACATTAAGATCTGTGTTCTTACTCTCTCCGAACGATTCACTTGTATATACAAGTTTGTCAGGAATTGTAAATGGCACTAATTGTCACATGGAATTATTAAAGGAAAAGTGTTCATttgactggatttttttccccagccatttTGTGTTTTCTATGACAAACTGTTTGTAGTAAaacaatttatttctaatttgttTACAGGGACTAATGATACTTAAGAAATTCGTGAAAATAGCAACACTGAGGCTCAGGTAAGGAGAAACTCACAGAGAACAGACAACCTTtccctaagatttttttttttcatattctgtatATAAACTCTAAGAAGTtgttaaacaaaaccagaaagcaactGAAGTAATCCCCCCGATTTAATAACACCCTTTCAGACCTTCCTGCTCTCGCCTCTGTTATGTCTCCACTTTACAGGATGTTGAAGGAGTACTGAAATCTTACCAGAGTCGCATTCCAGTTTGGTTCGATTCAAATCGATGCCATCGTCCACAAACTGACAAATGGAAAAGAGTCTGCAGCCTCGCTGGCACGCGTACAGCTCCTCTTCCTGGGAAGGCACAAGAAAAAGGCTTGCATCCCTCCATTCAAGAACATAAttgtcagaaaacaaacaattttttttttttttttttttggaagtgctATAAAAAGCCACCCACCAGAgcaccatcctccttccctctgctagACCGGGAAGCCAGCTAAACGTGACACTCTGGatcatctgaaataaaaccaagctACAGCTCTTTAACGCTGTAGCAGCAGTTACAACACAGTAATGCTATTGATTTATTTCAAACAGAGCTCTTCATTCTGTAGTGGGGCAGACCTGGAACAGCAAATTCTATTTTGTAATTCCGGTCCTACAACTCACAAGCAAAGTTGCAccgcgcttttttttttttaataagcattgcttttaaaaataagagataTAGCTATAAAAGATTTACTGACATTTAACCCTACAAAGAGCAGATAGTCTTAATTTCAGAACTCAAACAGTAGAACCCAACAGgagaggaccaaaaaaaaaaaaagactaattttgACAGTGTATTACAATGTATCTACCAGACTCTATTCAGAACTACAACAGAATTGTCAAAATAAGAGATTATCTTCTGACGCACTAAAGCAGTTAATCAGGGTACCAGTAACTTGCCAAACCAGCTTCACaagcacatatttttatttattatactgAACTGAAGCGGAAAAGTGCTTCCTCTAAATTGGAgactctctaaattggagagacatggatttgatgacggaccactcagtggataaagaactggctggatggtcacactcaaagactggtggtcaatggctcgatgtccaagtagAGAcgagtgacaagtggcattcattcctcaggggctggtactgggaccagtgctgtttaacacttttgtcggcaacatggacagtggaattgagtgcagcctcagcaaacTTGCCAaggacaccaagctgtgtgaaagggttgacatgctggagggaagggatgccatccagagggagctggacaggctggagaggtgggcctgtgcaaacatcaggaagttcaaccaggccaagtgcaaggtcctgcaccctggcacaaatacaggctgggcagagaatggattgagagcagccctgaggagagggacttggggtgctcatggatgagaagctcaacattgAGTaagcaatgcgtgcttgcagcccagaaagccaaccgcatcctgggctgcatccaaagaagcgtagccagcagggcaagggaggtgattctgcccctctactctgctctcatgagaccccacctggagtactgtatccatctctggggccaccaacataagaaggacatggacctgttggagtgagtgcagaggaggccacaaagatcatcagagcgctggagcacctctcctatgaggacaggctgagagagttggggctgttcagcctggagaagagaaggctccagggagacccgagagccccttccagtacctaaagggggctacaggaaagatggggagggactcttgatcagggaatgtagagataggacaaggagtaatgattttaaactgaaagggggtagatttagactagataataGGAAGACATTccttactgtcagggtggtgagacactggaacaggttgcccagagaagctgtggatgccccgttccggaggtgttcaaggacagactggatggggctttgagcaacctggtctagtaggaggtgtccctgcccatggcaggaggggttggaactagatgatctttaaggtcccttccaacccattctaCGATGCCTCACTGAAACTATTAAAATTATGCAACTATAGAAAACCTACACCTAGTATATCTTCTGTTCACAATACCAAAGGGATGGATGTGCACTTTGCACATACAGTGCTCTCCATGTTGCAGAACTAAAACCAGACTCTATTACGTGAGATCTCCTACTTATGATCCCACCCTATCATGAATCAGACCCATCAAAACCACTAACTACATAACCACTGAAATGACTGCAGCCAGTTGCTACACAGGTGGAAAACGGACTCtgaattaatttaacaaaaaccaaacatacCACACCTTCTGTACAACCTACTGTAAACAAACTGGCCATTGTTTGCCTCTGAAAGCACAAGCTCACATGCTTTAAAGGCAAAAAGTAGAAGACTGTGAATGTAAATTAAAACTCAACTCTAACAACACTGACAAGGTGGCTAAGACAGTtatgctgttgcaaaaaaaatgtttgcaatttgATATCCAGACAGAATTAGCTTTAGCAGACTGATTTCTATGGCAGTCTTCCATGGAAGTCTCAATGAAGCTTGTCTTCCTTTCCACTGACAACTAAAACTTCCTTCAGTTCAGCTGGTAGTTTTGTGACACATGGAACAAAGACTAAATGTAAAGGAAGAAATGGGTGTATTATTCGACAGCTCCAACACCAGACAACAAAGAATTCAAAAGTACAGTAAAAATCACAGAACTATCAGCTTTCCCTGAGCTTGAAAGAGTCCTTTAACAGAAACAAGAGCACTGTGCCAAAACAGTATGGAAATATATTAGCATAACGCTTAGTCATAATTTCTCAGGTTtaagttatttctcctcactgtCATCACATGAAAGCAACAAAACATGCCGTAAGTACAGAGGTAAGTTTACTTATATTACACACAACTCCCTGTTACTTCCCTGTGGGGATACCCATATCAGTTAGAGTCATAAAATCCGATTTAAGTTTCACACGAAACAGACAAAGCCCTATTACCTAATATTGTCAGCGCTGCCCTTGCGTGAAGTCTCAAAGATGGGGTAAGAGCTCCCATCATTTAGAGTTCAACCTGCCACACAGCTGCAGCTGATAATGAAGTATATTGCCAAGAACCAGGAAAGATGAGATTTTTGGCAATAGATTTTCCAAATTCAAGCCAGTAGTTAAAAGTTTACAAAGCTTTGAACCAACAGTAAACTCTGCAGTATGAAATTAGATTCCCATTAGACGCTATTTCAGTACTTTATCATGAGACGGAAAAAAATTCCATGCAAGCAAATCAAAACACAGGTTGAAGGTTCTGACAAGCTTCTTGTTTATCATAATTTATACTTCATCTTTCAATATCCAAGTGTCACACTAGTGCCCTGACTCAGGATCTTTGGCCTGTAATGCACACAACATTGTTTTTGTGCCCACAAATATGGAGCAGCCTAAGTCAAATTACAGCTGCCTCTTTTggaacaggaagggaaaaaaaaaagctgcaaaactgcCAAAACTACCCAGCACTATTAAATCTATACTTTGAAAGTGGCATTTCTTCGGCAAGCTGCAGCCTAACCAtctattttcaaaatgaagtctCTATCTTTAGAGAAGCCACTGCGTTCCCTACTTTGAGGGGACGAAAAATCTAAACCAGATGAGAAACGCCACAGGCGTCCGGCAGcaggctgccggctgcccccGAGCGCTGCGAGCATCAGCTTCCTCCATGTTTATGTTTACTAAAGACACGTCCAACACCACTTGAGCAAACACGGACTGGGACAAGCCTCGACAAGGGCTACCGTCCGAGAAACCCCCGGGTACGTCCTGTCACTCTGCAGCACAAGAAGGGGCTGCGAGGGGAGAGAGGCAAGCGACAGGCCGAGGGACGGGGAGGCCGGGGCCGTGTTGCCCGaccgcccctcagcagggctgccgggggagggagaaggggagcggggaggggccCGCCCCACCGGGAGCCGTGAGGCAGGGCCCGCCCGTACCTTGGGGTAGGTGTGCAGGGAGTAGGTCAGCTGGCAGGCGCGGTGACACGACGCCGTGTTGCCCAGCACGGAGTCAAAGGCCTCGGACGAGGCGGCGGGAAGCGGCCCGGCGGCCGGAacactgctgctgccccccaccagcagcgccagggcaagaggcaggcagagaaggccgccccgccgcgccgccatCTTCCTCCTCCCGCAAGCCCCCACTGACGGCCGAGCACTCTCGCGAGATTAAGTGCCTTCGTCTCTCCCGCGCGGTGCCTGCTGGGAGATGTAGTCCGTgccgcggggcggccccggccacCCCACTGGGCCTCGCCTCCGGCGGGAACTACACGGCGGAAAGGGCGGGGTCAGCCGCTTCCGGGAGGATGGACCGGTTCGTGGTGCGCAGGGCCCGCGGCCCGGAgagcccccgccgggccgggccagcCCCCCGCGCCTACCGGCAGGCCACCATCGAGTCCCTCAAGGCAGGTCACCGGCGCTGGGGGGGGAACGGGAGGGATAGCACGGCTCGCCCCGGCCTCCTGGGCCTGAGGGGGGGTCTGCACCCCACGGCACCCGTGCTACTGCGGGGCCCGCTGCCTCCGAGGGCACGGGGCGAGGCCTTGCGCCGGGGCAGGGCCGCGCTGCTCCCCAGAGGCTGTGTGCCAGGGCGGCGGGAGCACCCCGGGAAGAGCCAGGATGGCCCTGAGGTGCCTCGGGCGGAGGAAGGGGTGTCGGGCCTTCACCAGGCCGCCATCCTGCCTCTGCATGGAGCTGAGCAGTGCGGGGTGACAGCGGGAGGAACGTTTTGCAAACTAATCCCAAACTGATGTCTGTTACCATCGAGGAAGGTGTTGATCCCAGCACGCCTTCCCTGCAGTCGCTCTGTGCCCACCTAGGTATTCACCTGTGGCTTCAGTTCTTCACCGACATCTTTGCAGCGTTGAGGTGGCATCCTCAGAGAGAGCAGGGAAGCCAGGTTAGAAAGGTGCAGAGGGCTCTACTGCATTGACAGGCCTTCCCTAAACCGAGATGGGTTATAACTTGGCTCCTTCCTGCCCATTTGGTGTGGTGTAGGGTCAGGCTGGGCACGCAGTTCGGGTACAGCCAGGTGACAGCACCATCTTCAGTATTGCCAGCTGGCTCGCTTTTCTCCCCAGCAAGGAGAGCTCTTCACTTGGTTGCATGGTGGTCCTGTGCGAGACCTGCATAAGAGCTGAGCCCTCCTTTGCGgaaacacaacaggaaaacatTTGCTGCACCAAAGAGGTTGTTAATGTAAGGCAGAAAGCAAAAGACTGGTGCATAAAAACCACCCCAGCTGTCTGACCATTGCTGAATCTTTCTAAGATGCCGCATATCCAAAAGATGAGGCTTGCACCGTTTGCAGCATGTTCTGTGGAGCTCTGTGTCAAAAACGGGTCAAAAAACACTGCAGATGTCCAGTGTACTTGAGTTTGCGTTCGTGTTCCCTAATgctttgtttctctctgtgctggcattattttaaatttaaagccaATTTGAGCAGGATTCAGATTCTGCCAGGCTGCTAAAGATGAGTTCCCTCCCTCTTAATCCTTTTTTCTATTAAGAGAGATTTATACAATGGACTCCTTAAATTCAAAACACTTCTCTTCTAGCAGACATTCACTGTTACGTGCCCTAAGGTGGGCAGACCAAGGTGAAGCAGCTCGCTTTGCTTTCTAGTTTCTCCAGTCTTGATTTGCAGTAGGCTGCTAATCTCAAGCAAGTACCCATCATTCCAGTCCATCATGTATCCTGTGCTCTGGTTCATGCCATAATCAATAATTCATGTGTTGATGACATCCCCATTAGCTACAATGAAGCCAGTGTCcttatttataagaaaaatattctgcttccTTAATGGCT carries:
- the TMEM59 gene encoding transmembrane protein 59 isoform X1, with translation MAARRGGLLCLPLALALLVGGSSSVPAAGPLPAASSEAFDSVLGNTASCHRACQLTYSLHTYPKEEELYACQRGCRLFSICQFVDDGIDLNRTKLECDSACTEAYSQSDEQYACHLGCQNQLPFAELRQEQLMSLMPRIHLLFPLTLVRSFWSDMMDSAQSFITSSWTFYLQADDGKIVIFQSKPEVQYVPQLDQETGDTRGSLSLSKTASDLRPGSSQTYRGLFEERENDSFFKCLSINSSWILTTTLVLSVLVLLWICCATVATAVEQYVPSEKLSIYGDLEYMNEQKLNRYPPSALVVVRCKTEEHEEAGPLPTKVNLAQSAI
- the TMEM59 gene encoding transmembrane protein 59 isoform X2, with amino-acid sequence MAARRGGLLCLPLALALLVGGSSSVPAAGPLPAASSEAFDSVLGNTASCHRACQLTYSLHTYPKEEELYACQRGCRLFSICQFVDDGIDLNRTKLECDSACTEAYSQSDEQYACHLGCQNQLPFAELRQEQLMSLMPRIHLLFPLTLVRSFWSDMMDSAQSFITSSWTFYLQADDGKIVIFQSKPEVQYVPQLDQETGDTRGSLSLSKTAYLRPGSSQTYRGLFEERENDSFFKCLSINSSWILTTTLVLSVLVLLWICCATVATAVEQYVPSEKLSIYGDLEYMNEQKLNRYPPSALVVVRCKTEEHEEAGPLPTKVNLAQSAI